Genomic DNA from Mycobacteroides chelonae CCUG 47445:
CGCGACCAGCCGGACGTCGGCCACGGGCAGATTGTGCTGGCGTGAGATGGCGGCACGGATTGCCTCGACGACGGGAGCGTGTTCGGCCCGTCCCGATCCGGGCGCGCGTTCGGCGACGATGACCAGGCGCTCGCTGGTGTCAGCGATGGCGGCCTCGGCGAGCTGATTGGCCGCGACGGAGAACGCCGCGACATAGCCGGAGCGCACCGCGGACGAGGCCTCCGAGGCGGTGGCCTCGATGTCCTGTGGGTAGTGGTTGCGCCCGTCGATGATGATGAGGTCCTTGATGCGGCCGGTGACGTAGAGGTTGTCGTTCAGGTACACCCCGAGGTCGCCGGTGCGCAGCCAGCGGGCCTCGGCGGCGGTTCCGGTTGCGTGACTGCGCTGGGTGAGTCGCGACTTCAGTGTGTTGCCGAAGGTGTCTTGCGTTTCCTTGGTGCGGCCCCAGTAGCCGCGGCCGATGTTGTCGCCGTGCAGCCAGATCTCGCCGATTTCCCCTTCGGGGAGTTCGTTTCCGGTGCGCGGGTCGACGATGGTCAGCCATTGGCTGGAGATCACCTGACCGCAGGAGACGTGCGGGACCGCCATGGGTGCATCCGGTGAGACGGGTACGGCGCGGTCTTCGGCGAGCTGGTCGCGGTCCAGGTAGATGACGCTGGGGCGCGCGTCGGTGGCGATGGTGGCCACGGACAGCGTTGCTTCGGCCATGCCGTACGACGGTTTGATCGCGGTGGCCGGGAATCCGTAGGGAGCGAAGGCCTCGGTGAACTTCTCGATCGCGGAGATGGTCACCGGCTCAGATCCGTTGAGCAGACCCGCGACATTGCTCAGATCCCAGGTCTCGCCGGCCGGTGGGCGGCCACGCTGGGCGGCGAGTTCGAAGGCGAAGTTGGGGGCGGCGGCGAATACCCGCCCGAACGCGGATTCGGTGGCCAGTTGTTTGACCCAGCGCCGGGGGCGCCGCACGAAGGCCAATGGCGACATCAAGGTGATGTGGCCGCCGCACAGCGGGGGAAACAGGATCATGATCAGGCCCATGTCGTGATACAGCGGCAGCCAGCTCACGCTGCGGATGTTGGTGTCCAGGCCGCCGGCCAGGATCATCTGCAGCACGTTCGTACAGGCCGCGCGATGGGTGATCTCGACACCGGCCGGGGTACGGGTGGAACCCGAGGTGTACTGCAGGTAGGCGAGGTCCTCGGAATCGAGTTCAGCGGGTACGAATGTCGCGCCGACCGAGTCCGGCACCGCGTCGATGGCGATAACACGCGGGCGCCGCTGACGAGGAAGCTTGCGCAAGAACGCGTTCACCGATTCGGCGGCACTGTCGGTGGTCAGGATGACCGACGGAGTGGCATCGGAGAGCACTGCGTCGAGGCGTTCGGTGTGGCCGGGCAGTTCGGGGGCGAAGAGGGGCACCGCGATGTTTCCGGCCTGGATGGCGGCGAAGAAGCCGATGACGTAATCGAGGCCCTGCGGCGCCAGGATCGCCACGCGATCACCCGGCTGGGTGACCTGTTGCAGGCGGGCGCCGATGGCGCGCATCCGGGTGTCCAGCTCCAGCCAGCTCAGTTCGAGTGCGACACCGTCATCGTCGCGGGTGAAGTCCAGGTAGCGGTAGGCGGCGGTGGCGCCGAATTCGGCGATGTTGTGTGCGAAGTTGGAGAGCAGGGTGGTGCCGGGAGGAAGGTCGATCGAGCCCTGGGCGTCGAGATAATCCTCAATTCCACTCTGGCGAACCGCCACTGCATCTGACATATCCAACTCCCGACTCACGATGAAAAACACTACCTGCGCTAACTAAGGAATCTCTTGGTTCGCAGGTGACCCGTCGGGCGAGGAGCGGGCGGCAACTTTCAATGTCGGCGTTCGCACGGTCTGGTGACGAATCACACCAGAGTCCGTTCGAATCCTGGTGTTGTACAAGGGGTATCACTATCTATCGGAGAGTTTCAATGTGACGCCAGGGTGTGTCGCGCGGGGGTGTGATCTTCGTCGTAGGTCAGCGGGGGTGGGGACCGGAAGTTGGCGCATGGGGATACGCCGGGTAGAACTAGGGCTGACCTGCAAGGCCCCCATAGCCCAATTGGCAGAGGCAGCGGACTTAAAATCCGCCAAGTGTCGGTTCGAGTCCGACTGGGGGCACGGTGCTGCCGCTGTCGCCGAATCGGAATCAGTTCGCAACCTGGATTACCAGGACCTATTGAGTCGTTCGACTTGAGTGAGGTCTACCGTGGCCAACATGCGGGACAGTGACGTGCGCTCCGCGCTGCATTCACTCCTCATTAAGGAGCATGCCGACGACCTGGACTCAACATTGTTTGTAGATGAACTTGGCTTGTGTGGCGAGGTTCGGGTGGATGTCGCGGTTGTTAATGCTGCCTTGTCGGGCTTTGAGCTGAAAAGTGCAGCGGACACGCTTCGGCGTCTCCCAACGCAGATTGAGGTCTATTCACGGGTACTCGACTACTGCACGATCGTCGTAGCGGAGTGTCATCTGGACCGCGCGGTCGCGATGCTTCCCCCCTGGTGGGGCTGCATCGCGGCGAGATGGGACGGCGAGAGTGTTGCTCTGGAGGTGCTCTCCACATCGGAGCTGAACCCCTGTATCGATGGATACGCACTAGCTCAGTTGTTGTGGCGGGAGGAGGCGCTCGCTGCTCTTGAATCCCTCAGTGCAGCAAAGGGTTTCCGAAGTAAGCCTCGAAACCTTCTCTGGCAGCGTCTAGCGGATGTCACGGTAGTTGACGATCTCCGATTGGTAGTCCGTGAGCAGTTAAAAGCGCGTCGGCGGTGGCGGGTTGACTCTAGCTCGATTCAATCTGGTCGAGCACTCGCAGCAAATGATGCCGTGTGCCGACTTTGACCCACGTCTGGGGGTTGCCGACGGGGCCGTCGGAAGCGGCGGCGAGAATCCAATCTTCGCTTCCACAATGGCCTGTCGTGAACTCGTTGTGAACTGAGATTGCCCGCGCGACAGCACGAATGGCCTCGCCTCCTGCGCTGCGCCCGCCTGTCGCTTTGAAGAGTTCACCCTTGCCGACAAGCCATTTCTCATCGCAGGTGTACTTAAGCTTGGCGGCGATCTGAAGGAATCGGGGATTGATTTCCTCGAATGGGTCGGGGTGGGCAATACCGTAGTCACCGTAGGTCGGTTGACGATCTCCATATCGTGCGTTAACAACGAGATCCCGGTAGTTCACCCATTCCTGGCGTAGGTATTCGTGGAGCCCCCGGTTCGGGGGAGGTGCTTTGGGAGTGGACGTCGCGGTCACAGTCAGTGTTTTCCATTCCCCCGGTGCGATGAGCGATTGTAGGGCTGCTGTAAGCGCAAATCGTGACGGTGCGGCTGTGTCGTCACGAAGGTCGATGACCAGATGCACAGCGGATCTTTCCGTACCGATTGCGGCAATCAGTGCGTCGATTTCTTCGCTTTGCGGTGGCACCGGCCAGTGCTCTGCCTCTAAACGCAAACACAAATCGGTGCACGAGCCCGCGGTCAGGAGGTTTCGCGCGGCCTCTATGCAACCCTCCGAGCGGCTGGGTGAAATGACGGGTACGAGCGGCAAGCCGATTGTGGCCGCTTCGGCCACAATCCATTCGAGTGGGTGCCGGCCGTCAGCCATGATCTGCTGGTCAATATGGAGGACATCTACGAAGGCGTCGTGCTTTCCCCAAGCTGCCAGAAGTGCTGTGGGCAGCTTGCTTAGGTGCTCGTCGACCGTTTTCTTCGGTTGGTCGAGGTCGAAATCCCAGTCGATAGGGTGCACCACGAATAGGGGTGCAAATTGGCTTTTGCGGGCATCGTCGATCTCGGCTAACGCATCGCGCTCGCCAGCTTTAGTGAGAAGCACAGGCACGTAATGATTTGGTCCGAACATGTCCATAGGACTACCCCCTAGCGGCAAACTGACGAGATCGTAAGGCCGGATGCAATGGGTTTGCAAGGGATTGCTTGTATTGCTGCTCGATGATGCGCATTGGTCCCATAGGTCCAGGCAGTAGGACCGGAACTAGCACCCGAAAACAAACGGGGGAAGCCGTTGAGTCAACGACTACATCTCATTAACTGTGCCGTCTCTCGAGGCGATTGACACGCGACTTTCACACTATCGGCGGTCTAGACCGAAGGCGTCGCTGCACTTGTGGGGAAGGCCTTGCTGGACGTTCCTGCACTTGCCGTACTACTGGCGGCCTCCTCCGTTCGATTCCGTGTACAGCGCGCTCGCCGCAGTCATACATTGAGCCGTGGAGCCAAAACGGCTCACGAGCCGACCCACGAAGCTGATGCCAGCAGCGCACGCGCCGTCGTTGCGGGTCCTGGTAGTTGGCGCCGGTGTCGGCGGTATCTCCATCGCGCGGGGACTATTGCGCGACGGCCATGACGTCACCGTCTACGAGCAGCGTCCGGATGTGCACGCCGGTGGCGGTGCGGTGACCATCTGGTCCAATGGCGCCACGGTGCTGCGGCAGCTGGGCGTGGACATGGACAGGGCCGGCCAGCAGCTGTCCACGGTGCGGGTCATGACGTCGACGGGCCACTCTCTGGCCACCTTGGACGTGGCCTCGATCGCCGACCGGCTGGGCGAGCCGATTCGGATGGTCCCGCGTTATGTCCTACTTGAGCGGCTGCTGAAAGGTTTTCCGGCGGAACGTATCCGGTGTAATGCCCGGGCCGTTTCCGTGAT
This window encodes:
- a CDS encoding fatty acyl-AMP ligase, translated to MSDAVAVRQSGIEDYLDAQGSIDLPPGTTLLSNFAHNIAEFGATAAYRYLDFTRDDDGVALELSWLELDTRMRAIGARLQQVTQPGDRVAILAPQGLDYVIGFFAAIQAGNIAVPLFAPELPGHTERLDAVLSDATPSVILTTDSAAESVNAFLRKLPRQRRPRVIAIDAVPDSVGATFVPAELDSEDLAYLQYTSGSTRTPAGVEITHRAACTNVLQMILAGGLDTNIRSVSWLPLYHDMGLIMILFPPLCGGHITLMSPLAFVRRPRRWVKQLATESAFGRVFAAAPNFAFELAAQRGRPPAGETWDLSNVAGLLNGSEPVTISAIEKFTEAFAPYGFPATAIKPSYGMAEATLSVATIATDARPSVIYLDRDQLAEDRAVPVSPDAPMAVPHVSCGQVISSQWLTIVDPRTGNELPEGEIGEIWLHGDNIGRGYWGRTKETQDTFGNTLKSRLTQRSHATGTAAEARWLRTGDLGVYLNDNLYVTGRIKDLIIIDGRNHYPQDIEATASEASSAVRSGYVAAFSVAANQLAEAAIADTSERLVIVAERAPGSGRAEHAPVVEAIRAAISRQHNLPVADVRLVAAGAIPRTTSGKLARGACRAEYLTDTYR
- a CDS encoding sce7726 family protein, translated to MRDSDVRSALHSLLIKEHADDLDSTLFVDELGLCGEVRVDVAVVNAALSGFELKSAADTLRRLPTQIEVYSRVLDYCTIVVAECHLDRAVAMLPPWWGCIAARWDGESVALEVLSTSELNPCIDGYALAQLLWREEALAALESLSAAKGFRSKPRNLLWQRLADVTVVDDLRLVVREQLKARRRWRVDSSSIQSGRALAANDAVCRL
- a CDS encoding beta family protein produces the protein MDMFGPNHYVPVLLTKAGERDALAEIDDARKSQFAPLFVVHPIDWDFDLDQPKKTVDEHLSKLPTALLAAWGKHDAFVDVLHIDQQIMADGRHPLEWIVAEAATIGLPLVPVISPSRSEGCIEAARNLLTAGSCTDLCLRLEAEHWPVPPQSEEIDALIAAIGTERSAVHLVIDLRDDTAAPSRFALTAALQSLIAPGEWKTLTVTATSTPKAPPPNRGLHEYLRQEWVNYRDLVVNARYGDRQPTYGDYGIAHPDPFEEINPRFLQIAAKLKYTCDEKWLVGKGELFKATGGRSAGGEAIRAVARAISVHNEFTTGHCGSEDWILAAASDGPVGNPQTWVKVGTRHHLLRVLDQIESS